One part of the Lotus japonicus ecotype B-129 chromosome 2, LjGifu_v1.2 genome encodes these proteins:
- the LOC130738533 gene encoding probable aquaporin TIP-type alpha: MSTRRYAFGRADEATHPDSIRASIAEFVSTFIFVFAGEGSGLALVKIYRDSAFSAGELLAIALAHAFALFAAVSSSMHVSGGHVNPAVTFGALIGGRISVVRAIYYWIAQLLGAIVAALLLRLCTNNMRPAGFHVGQGIGAFHGLILEIIMTFGLMYTVYATAIDPKRGSIGAIAPLAIGLIVGANILVGGPFDGACMNPALAFGPSLVGWRWHYHWVFWLGPFLGAALAALIYEYLVIPTEPSHAHQPLAPEDY, translated from the exons ATGTCAACCCGTAGATATGCTTTTGGAAGGGCTGATGAGGCTACCCACCCAGACTCCATAAGAGCCAGCATAGCTGAATTTGTCTCCACTTTCATCTTTGTCTTTGCTGGAGAAGGCTCTGGCCTTGCTTTGG TTAAGATTTACAGGGATTCAGCTTTCTCAGCTGGTGAATTGTTGGCAATTGCACTTGCACATGCATTTGCTCTGTTTGCTGCTGTGTCTTCCAGCATGCATGTATCCGGTGGCCATGTCAATCCGGCAGTGACATTCGGTGCTCTCATAGGTGGAAGAATCTCTGTTGTTCGTGCCATCTACTATTGGATTGCTCAACTTCTAGGTGCTATAGTGGCTGCCCTCTTGCTCAGGCTTTGCACTAATAACATG AGACCAGCAGGGTTTCATGTAGGACAGGGTATTGGCGCTTTCCACGGGCTTATACTTGAGATTATCATGACATTTGGGCTGATGTACACAGTATATGCTACTGCAATTGATCCCAAAAGGGGTAGTATTGGGGCCATTGCACCTTTGGCAATTGGACTCATAGTTGGGGCAAACATCCTTGTTGGTGGACCATTTGATGGAGCATGCATGAACCCAGCTCTGGCTTTTGGGCCTTCCTTGGTGGGCTGGAGATGGCACTACCACTGGGTCTTCTGGTTGGGCCCTTTTCTTGGAGCTGCACTGGCAGCACTCATATATGAGTATCTTGTGATCCCAACAGAGCCCTCACATGCACACCAGCCTTTGGCTCCTGAAGATTATTAG
- the LOC130738531 gene encoding leucine-rich repeat receptor-like protein kinase PXC1 isoform X2, whose translation MIDMTLFSLLDWFQNPCQASFCIFNIHHHHEVLLSFNRFSGSIPGEYVELQSLEVLELQQNYLDGKIPPFDQPSLTSFNVSYNHLVGPIPETSVLQKLPKSSFDNNSDLCGKQLDKLCPAEPPAPPPIPAVERNKKRLHVWIIALIASAAALCLFLIIISFLFSIRKASRKETRRDGSAGYVFGAWARKMVSYPGNSEESQRLGQLEFSNKNFPVFDLDDLLRASAQVLGRGNLGVTYKATLETGTVVAVKRLSSMSELSRKEFLRQMQLLGQIKHENIVEIISFYYLEEQKLIIYELTSDGSLFELLHEGRGAGRVSLDWTTRLAIIKDIAKGLAFLHHSLSSHKVPHANLKSCNVIVHQDSQGYHSKLTDYGFLPLLKGKKNAEKLAISKSPEFVKGNKKLSHKADVYCFGIIMLEIITGKVPGQILGVEETTSDLSDWVRTVVNNDWSTDILDLEILAEKERHDGMLELTELALECTDMAPEKRPKMSEVLKRMEEIEQIKIEND comes from the exons ATGATTGATATGACTCTGTTCTCACTTCTTGATTGGTTCCAAAACCCATGTCAAGCTTCTTTCTGCATTTTCAACATCCACCATCATCATGAG GTCTTGCTCTCATTCAATCGTTTCTCAGGGTCAATTCCTGGGGAGTATGTTGAATTGCAAAGTCTTGAAGTGTTGGAGCTGCAACAAAACTACTTGGATGGTAAAATTCCACCCTTTGATCAACCATCATTGACAAGTTTCAATGTGTCATACAATCATCTGGTAGGGCCAATTCCTGAAACTTCTGTTCTTCAAAAGCTCCCAAAGAGTTCATTTGATAATAATTCAGATCTTTGTGGAAAGCAATTGGATAAGTTATGTCCTGCTGAACCTCCTGCTCCACCTCCAATCCCTGCAGTGGAAAGAAATAAGAAGAGACTTCATGTATGGATTATTGCTTTGATTGCTTCTGCAGCTGCACTGTGTCTTTTTCTgatcattatttctttcttgttttctaTAAGAAAAGCAAGtagaaaagaaacaagaagaGATGGTTCAGCAG GGTATGTTTTTGGAGCATGGGCAAGGAAGATGGTGTCTTATCCAGGGAACAGTGAAGAGTCTCAAAGATTAGGCCAATTAGAATTTTCCAACAAGAATTTCCCAGTTTTTGACTTGGATGATTTATTAAGGGCATCAGCACAAGTTCTAGGAAGAGGGAACTTAGGTGTTACATACAAAGCAACACTTGAAACTGGCACTGTTGTTGCAGTGAAGAGACTTAGCTCCATGAGTGAATTGAGCAGGAAGGAGTTTCTGCGGCAGATGCAATTGTTAGGACAGATAAAGCATGAAAATATAGTAGAAATTATATCCTTTTATTATTTAGAGGAGCAAAAGCTGATCATATATGAACTCACCTCTGATGGCAGTTTATTTGAACTCCTACATG AGGGTAGAGGAGCTGGAAGAGTATCTCTTGATTGGACCACAAGGCTAGCTATTATCAAAGACATAGCAAAAGGTCTTGCTTTCCTTCATCATTCTTTGTCTTCTCACAAGGTTCCTCATGCCAACCTCAAATCATGCAATGTCATAGTCCATCAAGATAGCCAAGGCTACCATTCCAAGCTCACAGACTATGGCTTCTTACCTCTACTCAAAGGTAAAAAGAATGCAGAAAAGCTAGCCATAAGCAAGTCGCCAGAATTTGTTAAAGGGAATAAGAAGCTGAGTCACAAAGCTGATGTTTATTGCTTTGGTATCATCATGCTAGAGATCATAACTGGTAAAGTTCCTGGTCAAATCTTAGGAGTTGAGGAAACAACCAGTGATCTTTCAGATTGGGTGAGAACAGTGGTGAACAATGATTGGTCCACAGATATATTGGATTTAGAGATTCTAGCAGAAAAAGAAAGGCATGATGGAATGTTGGAGCTAACAGAGCTGGCTCTGGAGTGTACAGATATGGCACCAGAGAAAAGGCCAAAAATGAGTGAAGTGTTGAAGAGAATGGAAGAGATAGAGCAAATAAAAATAGAGAATGACTAA
- the LOC130738531 gene encoding leucine-rich repeat receptor-like protein kinase PXC1 isoform X1: MRLAFKKSFCYVVVVLFVSLNLVLCVEDFHPEERDALLVIRDSLNSSLDLHGNWTGPPCIENLSRWIGVTCSNWHVVHIVLEGVNLSGFLPPTFLQNITLLTQISFRNNAIFGPLPNLTSLVFLEQVLLSFNRFSGSIPGEYVELQSLEVLELQQNYLDGKIPPFDQPSLTSFNVSYNHLVGPIPETSVLQKLPKSSFDNNSDLCGKQLDKLCPAEPPAPPPIPAVERNKKRLHVWIIALIASAAALCLFLIIISFLFSIRKASRKETRRDGSAGYVFGAWARKMVSYPGNSEESQRLGQLEFSNKNFPVFDLDDLLRASAQVLGRGNLGVTYKATLETGTVVAVKRLSSMSELSRKEFLRQMQLLGQIKHENIVEIISFYYLEEQKLIIYELTSDGSLFELLHEGRGAGRVSLDWTTRLAIIKDIAKGLAFLHHSLSSHKVPHANLKSCNVIVHQDSQGYHSKLTDYGFLPLLKGKKNAEKLAISKSPEFVKGNKKLSHKADVYCFGIIMLEIITGKVPGQILGVEETTSDLSDWVRTVVNNDWSTDILDLEILAEKERHDGMLELTELALECTDMAPEKRPKMSEVLKRMEEIEQIKIEND; the protein is encoded by the exons ATGAGGTTGGCCTTTAAAAAAAGCTTTTGCtatgtggtggtggtgttgtttGTGTCATTGAACTTGGTCTTGTGTGTTGAAGATTTTCATCCAGAAGAAAGAGATGCTTTGTTAGTCATAAGGGATTCTTTAAATTCTTCTCTTGATTTGCATGGGAATTGGACAGGGCCTCCTTGTATAGAGAATCTTAGTAGATGGATTGGTGTCACTTGTTCCAATTGGCATGTTGTTCATATTGTTCTTGAAGGAGTTAACCTTAGTGGCTTTTTACCTCCCACATTCCTTCAAAACATAACTTTGTTGACCCAGATTAGCTTCAGAAACAATGCAATTTTTGGGCCTCTACCAAACCTCACAAGTTTGGTGTTTTTGGAACAGGTCTTGCTCTCATTCAATCGTTTCTCAGGGTCAATTCCTGGGGAGTATGTTGAATTGCAAAGTCTTGAAGTGTTGGAGCTGCAACAAAACTACTTGGATGGTAAAATTCCACCCTTTGATCAACCATCATTGACAAGTTTCAATGTGTCATACAATCATCTGGTAGGGCCAATTCCTGAAACTTCTGTTCTTCAAAAGCTCCCAAAGAGTTCATTTGATAATAATTCAGATCTTTGTGGAAAGCAATTGGATAAGTTATGTCCTGCTGAACCTCCTGCTCCACCTCCAATCCCTGCAGTGGAAAGAAATAAGAAGAGACTTCATGTATGGATTATTGCTTTGATTGCTTCTGCAGCTGCACTGTGTCTTTTTCTgatcattatttctttcttgttttctaTAAGAAAAGCAAGtagaaaagaaacaagaagaGATGGTTCAGCAG GGTATGTTTTTGGAGCATGGGCAAGGAAGATGGTGTCTTATCCAGGGAACAGTGAAGAGTCTCAAAGATTAGGCCAATTAGAATTTTCCAACAAGAATTTCCCAGTTTTTGACTTGGATGATTTATTAAGGGCATCAGCACAAGTTCTAGGAAGAGGGAACTTAGGTGTTACATACAAAGCAACACTTGAAACTGGCACTGTTGTTGCAGTGAAGAGACTTAGCTCCATGAGTGAATTGAGCAGGAAGGAGTTTCTGCGGCAGATGCAATTGTTAGGACAGATAAAGCATGAAAATATAGTAGAAATTATATCCTTTTATTATTTAGAGGAGCAAAAGCTGATCATATATGAACTCACCTCTGATGGCAGTTTATTTGAACTCCTACATG AGGGTAGAGGAGCTGGAAGAGTATCTCTTGATTGGACCACAAGGCTAGCTATTATCAAAGACATAGCAAAAGGTCTTGCTTTCCTTCATCATTCTTTGTCTTCTCACAAGGTTCCTCATGCCAACCTCAAATCATGCAATGTCATAGTCCATCAAGATAGCCAAGGCTACCATTCCAAGCTCACAGACTATGGCTTCTTACCTCTACTCAAAGGTAAAAAGAATGCAGAAAAGCTAGCCATAAGCAAGTCGCCAGAATTTGTTAAAGGGAATAAGAAGCTGAGTCACAAAGCTGATGTTTATTGCTTTGGTATCATCATGCTAGAGATCATAACTGGTAAAGTTCCTGGTCAAATCTTAGGAGTTGAGGAAACAACCAGTGATCTTTCAGATTGGGTGAGAACAGTGGTGAACAATGATTGGTCCACAGATATATTGGATTTAGAGATTCTAGCAGAAAAAGAAAGGCATGATGGAATGTTGGAGCTAACAGAGCTGGCTCTGGAGTGTACAGATATGGCACCAGAGAAAAGGCCAAAAATGAGTGAAGTGTTGAAGAGAATGGAAGAGATAGAGCAAATAAAAATAGAGAATGACTAA